TTTCATCAGATGATCGATGAATTGACGCAAATCTATCTGGACTGATTTTTCATTTCTTAGCACCGGTTATTTCAAATAACATAAGGAGGGAGAATGGACCTGTCTGTTCAATATATGGGCCTTGATCTTCAAAATCCGTTGATCGTGGGAAGTTCGGGTCTGACAAGTTCGGTGAAAAAAATTCAGGAAATCGAGAAAAACGGGGCCGGCGCCGTAATCCTGAAATCCATTTTTGAAGAAGAGATCGCGTTTGAATACACCGATGTTCTCACAATTCCGTTGAGTGGATTTCCTATGCCCGGCGTATCGAAGAAGCCGGCGCAGATGCCCTTGAACTCAACATGTTTTTTCTACCTTCCAGTTTTGAAAGAACGGCACAGGAAACCCAGGGGCTCTATTTCAAGATCATCGAAAAAATGCTTGAAACAGTGGATTTCCCGGTTTCCCTGAAAATAAGCCCCTATTTCACCGACCTGGGACCCATGGTTCAAAAATTGTCCCGGACCGGCGTCAAGGGACTGGTGCTGTTCAACCGGTTTTTCAGCCCGGATTTTGATATTGACCAATTTGACATCCAGCCGTCTTTTTCGTTCAGCACACCCTCGGATCTGGCTGTTTCGCTTCGGTGGATCGCAATGATGTCTGAACGGACAGATTGCGATCTGGCCGCATCCACCGGCATTCACGACAGTAACGCCTTGATCAAGCAGATTCTTGCCGGGGCCAATGCGGTCCAGGCTGTCTCCTGCCTGTATAAAAACGGTACCGGTTACATCAAAACCCTGCTGGAGGGCCTTGAGATCTGGATGCATAACAAGGGATTCAGACAGATTGCCGATTTCAGAGGCAAGATGAGCCAGGCAAAAAGTAAAGACCCCGCGCTTTATGAAAGAACCCAGTTCATGAAATACTTTGGCAGAAAGAAAATGTAAACAACACCGGCCTAAGGAGGGTAACCCATGTCGCAGAAATCTGTTTTGTCATCGCTTCGTTTTTTCCGGCCCCGCGGGGAAAAGCAGGGCTGCCGGGAAGAAAAAACCGCAGCAGGCTGGGCTGAAACCCGCTGCGGTCAAAGAGAATGGGAGGACCTTTACCGGCGCCGCTCTCAGTATGATAAAAAAGTCCGGTCCACCCACGGGGTCAATTGTACGGGCTCCTGTTCCTGGGATGTCTTTGTCAAAGACGGTGTCCTGGTATGGGAGACCCAGGCCACGGACTACCCGGCCTCCGGGGAAGGGGTTCCCAACCACGAGCCGCGCGGCTGCCCCCGGGGGGCCACTTACTCGTGGTACACTTACAGCCCGGTGCGCATGAAACATCCCCTGATCCGGTCATGCCTGCTGGACATGTGGCACCAGGCCCTGGGGGAGACCCATGATCCGGTGGCTGCCTGGGAAAGTATTGCAACAGACAAAGAAAAACGACGACGTTTTCATCAGGCCCGGGGCAAAGGGGGGTTTGTGCGCGTGGACTGGGATGAGGCCGCCACTCTGATTGCCGCGGCCCTGGTTCACACCATCAAAAAATACGGACCGGACCGGGTATTCGGGTTTTCGCCCATTCCGGCCATGTCCATGGTGTGTTATGCCGCCGGGGCGCGGTTCCTGTCACTCATCGGCGCATCCATGCTCAGCTTCTACGACTGGTACTGCGACCTGCCGCCGGCTTCTCCCCAGATATGGGGCGAACAGACGGATGTGCCTGAAAGCGCCGACTGGTTTGAATCATCCTATTTTATTGTCTGGGGCACCAACCTGCCCATGACCCGCACGCCTGATGCCCATTTTTTCACCGAAGCCCGTTACCGGGGAACCCGTGTGGCAGCCGTGGCCCCGGATTACGCCGAATATGTCAAGTTCGCCGACACCTGGCTGCCGGCCCGGGCCGGCACGGACGCGGCCCTGGCCATGGCCATGACCCATGTGATTCTCAAGGAGTTCTACATGGACCGGCAGGTGCCCTATTTCATGGATTACGCCAGACAGTTCACAGACCTGCCTTTTTTAGTGGTGCTTGAACAGGGAACGGACAGCGAAATCCCGGGACGGTTTCTGCGCGCCGCGGATTTCGGTCTGAAAACCAACAACGCCCAATGGAAAACCGTGGTGTATGATGCAGCGTCAGGTGATTTTGCCGTGCCCAACGGGAGTATCGGTTTCCGCTGGAACGAACAGGGCAACTGGAACCTTGAAATGAAGGCGGATGGTGAGCCGGTCTATCCACTGCTGGGGTTTGCAGAACAAAATGACAGCTGGCGCACCGTGGCCTTTCCCGTCTTTACCGAGGCCGGCTCGACCGTCAGAAAAGGGCTGGTACCCTGTAAGACCGTCTCCACCCCGGACGGAGACCTGTGCGTGACCACGGTATTTGACCTGATGGCCGCTCACCTGGGGGTGCCGCAGAAAAATGCCCCCGCGACAACGGAACCGGACTCTTTCGACTATCCTGCAGATTATGATGATCCCGCACCTTTTACACCGGCATGGCAGGAAAAAATCACGGGTGTGCCGGCCCAGGATGCCATCCGGGTGGCACGTGAATTTGCCGACAATGCCGAAAAAACAAGCGGCAAATCCATGATCTTTTTAGGGGCCGGGACCAACCACTGGTACCACAGTGACATGATCTACCGCACCATCATCAACCTGACCACCCTTTGCGGCTGCCAGGGCGTAAACGGCGGCGGATGGGCCCATTATGTGGGCCAGGAAAAAGTGCGGCCCCAGGCAGCCTGGGCCCAGGTGGCCTTCGGCCTGGACTGGCAGCGGCCGCCGCGCCAGCAGAACGGCACCTCTTTTTATTATTTTGCCACGGACCAGTGGCGCTATGACACCCTTCGGCCGGAAACGGTTCAGTCTCCTCTGGCAAAACAGCCGGCAGCGCAACACATGGCCGACTACAACGTGACAGCGGCCCGTCTGGGCTGGCTGCCGTCTTATCCCCAGTTCAACTGCAATCCCGTTGAACTGGTCAAGGAAGCCATGGCTGCCGGGGCATCCACCGATGAGGAGATCGCAGATTTTGCCGTGAAAAAAATCAAAGCCGGCGGGCTGCGGTTTGCTGCACAAGACCCGGATCATCCGGATAATTTCCCGCGCATGCTCTTTCTGTGGCGGGCCAACCTGCTGGGTGCCAGCAGCAAGGGACATGAATATTTTCTCAAACACCTGCTGGGCACGGACCATGCCGTGCTCAATTCAGAAAGTGACCTGCGGCCTCAAGAAATAAAATGGCGGGAGCCGGCCCCGGAAGGCAAATTGGACCTGATGGTCACCCTGGAGCTGCGCATGTCCACCAGTGCCATGTATGCGGACATTGCCCTGCCGGCTGCAGGGTGGTATGAGATGCATGATCTGAGCACCACTGACATGCATCCGTTCATTCACCCGTTCAATCCGGCCATTGATCCGCCCTGGGAAACCCGAACCAACTGGGAACAATTCAAGACCATTGCAGAAAAATTTTCCGAACTGGCATCGGATCATTTGGGCACGGTCAAAGACCTGGTGGCCACCCCCCTGATGCACGACACCCCCGGAGAAATCGCCCAGGACCAGGTGCAGGACTGGCACCGGGGCGAATGCGAACCCGTGCCCGGAAAAACCATGCCCAACCTGACCGTGGTGACCCGGGACTACCCCAATACCTTTAAAAAAATGACCTCCCTGGGCCCCCTGGCCGCATCCGCGGGTGTGGGCGCCAAAGGCGTTATGTGGCATGCAGATGCGGAAACCGAAGCACTAAAAAAATCTCTGGGCAAAGTGACCGAAGGAATCGCCCAGGGACAGCCGATCATGGAAACAGAAAAACAGGCTGCCGAGACCATCCTGATGCTGGCCCCTGAAACCAACGGTGCCACAGCGGTCAAGTCCTGGGAGACGCTGGAAAAACGCACCGGCATGAACCTGCGCCACCTGAGCCAGGGACGGGAAGATGAACGGATCTGTTTCGACGATCTCACCGTCCAGCCGCGCAAGATCATTACATCCCCCATCTGGAGCGGCATTGAATCTGAAGAAAGGCGCTATTCCCCTTTTGTGATCAATATTGAAGAAAAGGTCCCGTTCCGGACCCTCACCGGCCGGGCCCAGTTCTACCAGGACCATCCCTGGATGCGCGATTTCGGTGAACAACTGCCGATTTACCGCCCGCCCCTGACAATCACTCCGGGTGATACCGGCAGTGTGACGCGGGACCCGGACCGGGAAATCGTACTCAACTACCTGACCCCCCATTCCAAATGGTCGATTCACAGCACCTATGCCGATACCCTCACCATGCTGACCCTGTTCCGGGGGGGAGAATCCATCTGGATCAGTGACGCTGACGCAAAAAAAATCAAGGCAAAAGACAATGACTGGCTGGAATGCTTTAACGCCAACGGCGTGGTGATGGCAAAAGCGGTGGTGAGTCCGCGCATCCCGCCGGGCAAGGCGTTCATGTACCATGCCCAGGAGCGGCTGATCAATACGCCGGGCACAGGAATTTCCGGCAAACGGGGCGGTACCCACAACAGCGTGACCCGGATTCTGGTCAAGCCCACCCACATGATCGGCGGTTACGCCCAGTTGAGCTACGGCTTTAATTATTACGGACCCATCGGTTCCCAGCGGGATGAAACCATCATCGTGCGCAAGGCCGGAAAGGTGGAATGGTATGAAGATTAAAGTGCAATACGCCATGGTGATGAACCTGGACAAGTGTATCGGCTGCCACACCTGCAGCATTCCCTGCAAGAATGTGTGGACCAGCCGGGAAGGTGCCGAATACATGTGGTTCAACAATGTGGAGACCAAACCTGGTATCGGGTATCCCGGAAAATGGGAAAACCAGCAGATTTACCGCGGCGGCTGGACCGTGAAGGGCAACCGGCTGAAGCTTGCGGCCGGCGGGCGGATTCACAAGTCAATGAACATTTTTCATAACCCGGACCTGCCAATCATTGATGATTACTATGAACCATGGGATTATGATTACGGCCGCCTGATCAAAAGCCCCCCAAAAAACCACCAGCCAACGGTCCGCTCCCATTCCTGCCTGACCGGAGAACCCATGGATCCTGCATGGGGCCCCAACTGGGAGGATGATCTGGCCGGCCTGTCGGAAACCGGAGCCGGGGATGTCAATTTCAACCGATTGGAGTTCGACACCTACCTTCAGTTTCAGAACCTTTTCATGTTCTGGCTGCCGCGACTGTGCGAACACTGCCTCAATCCGGCCTGTGTGGCATCCTGTCCTTCCGGGGCCCTGTACAAAAGAGACGAAGACGGCATTGTCCTGGTGGACCAGGAACGCTGCCGGGGCTGGCGCTACTGCGTGTCGGGCTGTCCCTACAAAAAGGTATATTTCAACTGGAAGCAGGGCCGGGCCGAAAAATGCATTTTCTGTTATCCCCGCATCGAGGCCGGCCTGCCCACTTTGTGCGCCCACAGCTGTGTGGGCCGCATCCGATATGTGGGGGTGCTGCTGTACGATGCCGACCGCATTCTTGAGGCGGCGGCAGCCCCCCGGGACAAGGATGTCTACCCGGCCCACCTGGATATCCTCATGGACCCGAATGATCCTGAAACAATCCAGGCAGCAAAAGCCCAGGGCATTGCATCCAACGTACTGTCTGCGGCACGCCGCTCTCCGGTATATTCCCTGATCCGGCAATGGCGGCTGGCCCTGCCCCTGCATCCCGAATACCGCACCCTGCCCATGGTCTGGTACATACCCCCCCTCAGCCCGGTCAGCCGCCAGGTGGCCGACACCTCTGAAATTCCGGCAGCCATTGACCAGATGCGGATACCGGTTACCTATCTTGCGAACCTGCTGAGTGCGGGAGACCAGGAACCGGTGCGCCTGGCCCTGGGCAGGCTGGCTGCCTTGCGCCATTACATGCGTCTGCGCCGGGTGGAAAAACAAACCGACACACAGGTGCTGGATGCGGTGGACCTAAGTGCTCAAGATGCGGACCAGATCTATCAACTGCTGGCACTGGCCCCCCTGGCGGAACGGTTCGTGATCCCCACGGCACCTGTGGATGACCCGGCCGTTTTCACCCGCCAGGGCAGATGCGGACTGGGAGAGGCATTTTAAAAAATGACAGAAGACAAAAAACATACACCCATGATCTCTTTATCCGGCACCACATGGCAGGTGCTCTCCGTGCTGCTCGATTACCCGGACAAAAGGCTGCTGCATGATCTTGATCCCATTGCCGCTGCCGCCCGGCAGATCCCCGAACCTGAATTCAAGCATGCGGTGCAAAATTTTCTGACCTATCTTCAAGCCCATGACCTGCTGCGCCTCCAGGAAAATTATACCGCTGCCTTTGATCTTGGTCCGGCCACGACGCTCAACCTGACCTATCACGCCTTTGGTGACAATGAAAAACGCGCTGCCGCTCTGGCAAAACTACAGCACCTGTATGACCGAACCGGCTGGGAACGGACGAGCGGGGATCTTCCCGATTATCTGCCGCTGCTCCTGGAATTTCTTTGGATCCATCCCCGCCTGGAACCGGCAGCAGCAAAACAGATATGGCAATGCCTGAATGCCACAACCCATCTGGTTGCCGGCCTGGAAAAAAAAGCGCCGGCCTATGCCCAACTTCTGCGCCCCCTGGCCCGCCTGGCAGCAGGGGCCGCCACCGGCACAGATCAACAAGACACCCGGATGACAACCCGCCCGTGCACACAAGGAGAATCGACATGACCCTTTGGCATACCCTTATTTTTACCGTTTTCCCGTACATATGTCTGACCACTTTCGTGGTCGGCCATGCTTACCGCTATGTCACCGACCGCTTCGGCTGGAACGTCCGTTCCAGTGAATTTCTTGAAAAAAAATATCTTTTCTACGGATCGATCCTGTTCCATTTTGGCATCATTGCCACCTTTATGGGGCATGCCGGGGGACTGCTCATCCCCCAGCGCGTACTTGATATTTTCGGTATCACGGCCCGGATACACATGACCATCGCCCACTGGAACGGCCTGGCTGTGGGAATTGCGGCATTTGCCGGTATCCTGGTGCTGGGATGGCGCCGGTTGAAACAGCCCCGCCTGAAGATTGTGACCACGCGCAATGACATGGTCACACTGGCGGCCCTGGCCGTGGTGATCGCCACGGGGATGTACAATGTATTGTTCAGCCACTTTAACATGCTGTACAGCGTGGCCCCCTGGATCCGGGGTATCGTCACCTTTACGCCTGACAGCACCCTGATGCTCGACGTACCCTTAAGCTTCCGGGTTCATGTCACCGCAGCCTGGGCTTTGCTGGCAATTTCGCCTTTCACCCGTCTGGTGCATATCTGGAGCGTTCCTTTGTTCTACCTGACACGGCCCTTCATCGTTTTCCGGCGGCAGGCACGGCAGGCCTGACCATGACAGAGCAGGTCAAAGGAAAACACCATTCCCCCCGGTCCGGCATCTGGGCCCGGAGCATCGAGAATCTGAATCCAGCCTATTTTGCCCTGGTGATGTCCACGGGGATCGTTTCCATTGCAGCCCATTACCAGGGATTCAATATGATTGCATGGATACTTCTGGGAATCAACATCCCCGCCTATATCATTTTATGGATCATGTATATCGCCCGGATCCTTTTTTTCACCCGGCGGTTTCAAGAGGACTTCAGGGATCATACCCAGGGCATGGGGTTTTTTACCTGCGTGGCAGCCTCGGGGGTGCTGGGCAGCCAGATACTGATCCTGACCGGAGCAGTGGCCATTGCCGCAACTCTGTGGTATGTAACGATCACACTCTGGCTCTGCCTGATTTACGGCCTGTTCACCGGATTGATCACCAAAGAAAACAAACCGTCCATTGCCGAGGGCATCAACGGCGGATGGCTCCTGGCCGTGGTGGCCACCCAGGCGGTCACCGTTCTGAGTACGGCCATTGCCCCGGATCTGCCGGCCTATCGTGAAACAATCCTGTTTCTGGCCTTCAACACCTGGCTGTTCGGGGGAATGCTCTACATCTGGATCATCGGGTTGATATTTTACCGGTACCTGTTTTTTCATTTCTCTCCCCAGGATCTGACCCCGCCTTACTGGATCAACATGGGGGCGGTGGCTATCACCACTTTGGGCGGTGCCGGCCTGATCGGCCAGGCTGCCGCATCCGGGTTTCTGGCAGAACTGACACCTTTTCTAAAGGGATTCACCTTTTTTTTCTGGGCCACTGCCACCTGGTGGATTCCCATGCTCATCATTTTAGGAATCTGGCGTCACGGAATCCGGCGGTTTCCGTTGCGCTACAGCCCGCTGTTCTGGGGGGCCGTGTTTCCTCTGGGCATGTATACCGTGTGCACCCACCGCCTGGCGGACGTGACCCAGGCCCCTGTGATCGGCATCATTCCCGCAAAATTTGTCTACATTGCCATGACCGCATGGCTCATTACATTTCTGGGAATAGTGCGCGAAATCTGGTCGGCACAAAAAATCAAGCAACGGGAAAAAACTTGACCTGGATCAAATCCATGCAAATGTTGATATGGTACAAAGGAAGTGAACGTTCAATGGTGCTCATGGTCAAATACCGCCATAAGCAGATATGAGAATTTATTCAGAAAAAGGAGGGGTCATGAAAAAAGGAATCAAAGAAACCCGTTTGAAAGTGTTTATCGAAAACGCCCGGATTGTTCCTGAAACCGAATTATCCGACCTGCCCGCGGCAAAACGCGAGGCGGTTACCGGCAAAGCAGGTGTGTGGCTTGAAGTGGCCTGCCCGGACGGCGCTTGTTCCCTGGATGAGAACAAGATCACCCTGCCGGCCGGCGGTGTCGTTCCAAAGGAAACCAAAGGCCTGTGGCTGAACCTTTTCTGCCCGGACAATCAATGCGAAGTGCAGCAGGGGTCTCAACTTCCGTAATCCTTTGAAATATGTTCCACAAAAACTCGGGCACCCTGGTTTTCATGGGTGCCCGTTTGATCAACAGGGTGTGATTTTGCCTGACCGGCCACACCCTGCGTACAAAGGAGAGAATCAATCATGAGTAAAAAAGTGTTCATCGAAACAGAAGAATGTATCGGCTGCGAAACCTGCATTGAGCTTTGTCCGGATGTGTTCGGATTTGACGAAGAGACTGAAAAAGCGTTTGTCATCCAGGCTGAAGGTGGTCCTGAGGATTGTATTGACGAGGCCATCGATACCTGCCCGGTGGAATGTATCCACTGGAAGGAATAGAAATTTTTAATAAATCATTTTGACAACAGAATGTATCCCGCCGTAGGGAGAAAAAAGGGGGTGCCGTGGACATCACAACCAATTACCTGGGTATGAAATTAAACAGTCCTGTCATCGCCGGCAGCTCAGGTCTAACCGATTCGGTGGATAAAATTGAGGCCCTGGCCCATCACGGTGCCGGGGCCGTGGTTCTCAAGTCGATTTTTGAGGAAGAGATCCTGTTCCAATTTGAAGATGTTCTCAAGGATGCTGAAAAAGACGGCGTTGATCTGGACCAGTTCGATTATTTTGATTTTCATCTCAAAGGCAAAAAAATCAACCACTATATCAAACTGATCCAGGCCGCCAAAAAGGCCGTGGATATTCCGGTCATCGCCAGCATCAACTGTGTCAGCTCCCATGAGTGGACGGCATTTGCCGACCGTCTTCAGGATGCCGGAGCCGACGCTTTAGAACTGAACATGTTTTTCCTCCCCTCGGACTTTGAGCGGACTTCTCTGGAGCAGGAGAAAGCCTATTTCAAGGTTATTGACAAGGTGCTGGCCGCCGTCTCCATACCGGTGGCGCTTAAAATCAGCTATTACTTTTCCAGCCTCGGGCCGATGATCCAGCGCCTGTCTAAAACCGGTATCAAAGGGCTCGTTCTGTTCAACCGCTTTTTCAGCCCGGATTTCGATATCGACAAAATGACCGTGAAACCCTCTTTTGTGTTCAGCAGTCCGGCCGAACTGGCCATATCTCTGCGCTGGATCGCCATCATGGCAAACAAGGTGGACTGTGACCTGGCCGCATCCACCGGGGTTCACGATGGTCCGGCCCTGATCAAACAACTCCTTGCCGGTGCCAGATCTGTACAGACGGTCTCCAGCCTCTACCGCAAAGGGCCGGCGCACATTGAAACCATGCTCGACAATCTGAAAACCTGGATGAAGACACATGATTATCATTGCCTTGACGATTTTCGCGGCAGGTTAAGCCAGGAGGCGACCGCCAACCCCGCTGCTTATGAGCGGGTGCAGTTCATGCGTTATTTCGAAGGGGAAAAAGACCTGACTTGATGACACCGGGCATCCTGGTTTTCAGGGGTGCCCGGCATCTTTCCCGTTTTCCGGAACCCGACTCAGAGCAGCCCGATCACCCGGTCGCTGTAAGGGGACGACCCCAGCATCACTGTGATCTGTTTCATAAACCCTCCATAAACGTTGACGTAAAAAAAAATCCCTGGATGTTTTTTATCAGATGGGCGGGGCGATGGTGACGATGATTCTCATCTTTGTATCCGCTTCGACCCCATGGGGTTCCCTGATTTCCGAAATCAGGATATCGCCTTCTTCCGCGGGGATTTTTTCATCGTTTTGAGCAAGGAACCACCCTTTTCCCTCCAGGACCTGAATGGACAGCTCACCGTCCAGATCATGGGAATGAACCGGAAACACCACCCCGGCATCCAGATTGAAATTGATGATTTTAAAATGCTCTGACGTTTCCACCAGAAAAAACCGGTTCATCACGCCGGGCTTGAATTCATTGGTTTCACTGAGTTTGATCACGCGCATGGTTTTGTCTCCTTGAAGTTTCCCTGTTTACGATTGATCCGGTTTCTCCCATAAAGGATCATGACCGAACCGGTCTTTCCACCATGATAGCTTTTATGGACAATATTATGAATGCAAATACCTTGAGTTGTCAACCTAAGCCGCAAAGTCTTTCCTTATCC
Above is a window of Desulfotignum balticum DSM 7044 DNA encoding:
- a CDS encoding tellurite resistance/C4-dicarboxylate transporter family protein, giving the protein MTEQVKGKHHSPRSGIWARSIENLNPAYFALVMSTGIVSIAAHYQGFNMIAWILLGINIPAYIILWIMYIARILFFTRRFQEDFRDHTQGMGFFTCVAASGVLGSQILILTGAVAIAATLWYVTITLWLCLIYGLFTGLITKENKPSIAEGINGGWLLAVVATQAVTVLSTAIAPDLPAYRETILFLAFNTWLFGGMLYIWIIGLIFYRYLFFHFSPQDLTPPYWINMGAVAITTLGGAGLIGQAAASGFLAELTPFLKGFTFFFWATATWWIPMLIILGIWRHGIRRFPLRYSPLFWGAVFPLGMYTVCTHRLADVTQAPVIGIIPAKFVYIAMTAWLITFLGIVREIWSAQKIKQREKT
- a CDS encoding cupin domain-containing protein produces the protein MRVIKLSETNEFKPGVMNRFFLVETSEHFKIINFNLDAGVVFPVHSHDLDGELSIQVLEGKGWFLAQNDEKIPAEEGDILISEIREPHGVEADTKMRIIVTIAPPI
- a CDS encoding nitrate reductase subunit alpha: MSQKSVLSSLRFFRPRGEKQGCREEKTAAGWAETRCGQREWEDLYRRRSQYDKKVRSTHGVNCTGSCSWDVFVKDGVLVWETQATDYPASGEGVPNHEPRGCPRGATYSWYTYSPVRMKHPLIRSCLLDMWHQALGETHDPVAAWESIATDKEKRRRFHQARGKGGFVRVDWDEAATLIAAALVHTIKKYGPDRVFGFSPIPAMSMVCYAAGARFLSLIGASMLSFYDWYCDLPPASPQIWGEQTDVPESADWFESSYFIVWGTNLPMTRTPDAHFFTEARYRGTRVAAVAPDYAEYVKFADTWLPARAGTDAALAMAMTHVILKEFYMDRQVPYFMDYARQFTDLPFLVVLEQGTDSEIPGRFLRAADFGLKTNNAQWKTVVYDAASGDFAVPNGSIGFRWNEQGNWNLEMKADGEPVYPLLGFAEQNDSWRTVAFPVFTEAGSTVRKGLVPCKTVSTPDGDLCVTTVFDLMAAHLGVPQKNAPATTEPDSFDYPADYDDPAPFTPAWQEKITGVPAQDAIRVAREFADNAEKTSGKSMIFLGAGTNHWYHSDMIYRTIINLTTLCGCQGVNGGGWAHYVGQEKVRPQAAWAQVAFGLDWQRPPRQQNGTSFYYFATDQWRYDTLRPETVQSPLAKQPAAQHMADYNVTAARLGWLPSYPQFNCNPVELVKEAMAAGASTDEEIADFAVKKIKAGGLRFAAQDPDHPDNFPRMLFLWRANLLGASSKGHEYFLKHLLGTDHAVLNSESDLRPQEIKWREPAPEGKLDLMVTLELRMSTSAMYADIALPAAGWYEMHDLSTTDMHPFIHPFNPAIDPPWETRTNWEQFKTIAEKFSELASDHLGTVKDLVATPLMHDTPGEIAQDQVQDWHRGECEPVPGKTMPNLTVVTRDYPNTFKKMTSLGPLAASAGVGAKGVMWHADAETEALKKSLGKVTEGIAQGQPIMETEKQAAETILMLAPETNGATAVKSWETLEKRTGMNLRHLSQGREDERICFDDLTVQPRKIITSPIWSGIESEERRYSPFVINIEEKVPFRTLTGRAQFYQDHPWMRDFGEQLPIYRPPLTITPGDTGSVTRDPDREIVLNYLTPHSKWSIHSTYADTLTMLTLFRGGESIWISDADAKKIKAKDNDWLECFNANGVVMAKAVVSPRIPPGKAFMYHAQERLINTPGTGISGKRGGTHNSVTRILVKPTHMIGGYAQLSYGFNYYGPIGSQRDETIIVRKAGKVEWYED
- the narJ gene encoding nitrate reductase molybdenum cofactor assembly chaperone is translated as MTEDKKHTPMISLSGTTWQVLSVLLDYPDKRLLHDLDPIAAAARQIPEPEFKHAVQNFLTYLQAHDLLRLQENYTAAFDLGPATTLNLTYHAFGDNEKRAAALAKLQHLYDRTGWERTSGDLPDYLPLLLEFLWIHPRLEPAAAKQIWQCLNATTHLVAGLEKKAPAYAQLLRPLARLAAGAATGTDQQDTRMTTRPCTQGEST
- the narH gene encoding nitrate reductase subunit beta; its protein translation is MKIKVQYAMVMNLDKCIGCHTCSIPCKNVWTSREGAEYMWFNNVETKPGIGYPGKWENQQIYRGGWTVKGNRLKLAAGGRIHKSMNIFHNPDLPIIDDYYEPWDYDYGRLIKSPPKNHQPTVRSHSCLTGEPMDPAWGPNWEDDLAGLSETGAGDVNFNRLEFDTYLQFQNLFMFWLPRLCEHCLNPACVASCPSGALYKRDEDGIVLVDQERCRGWRYCVSGCPYKKVYFNWKQGRAEKCIFCYPRIEAGLPTLCAHSCVGRIRYVGVLLYDADRILEAAAAPRDKDVYPAHLDILMDPNDPETIQAAKAQGIASNVLSAARRSPVYSLIRQWRLALPLHPEYRTLPMVWYIPPLSPVSRQVADTSEIPAAIDQMRIPVTYLANLLSAGDQEPVRLALGRLAALRHYMRLRRVEKQTDTQVLDAVDLSAQDADQIYQLLALAPLAERFVIPTAPVDDPAVFTRQGRCGLGEAF
- a CDS encoding dihydroorotate dehydrogenase-like protein, which codes for MDITTNYLGMKLNSPVIAGSSGLTDSVDKIEALAHHGAGAVVLKSIFEEEILFQFEDVLKDAEKDGVDLDQFDYFDFHLKGKKINHYIKLIQAAKKAVDIPVIASINCVSSHEWTAFADRLQDAGADALELNMFFLPSDFERTSLEQEKAYFKVIDKVLAAVSIPVALKISYYFSSLGPMIQRLSKTGIKGLVLFNRFFSPDFDIDKMTVKPSFVFSSPAELAISLRWIAIMANKVDCDLAASTGVHDGPALIKQLLAGARSVQTVSSLYRKGPAHIETMLDNLKTWMKTHDYHCLDDFRGRLSQEATANPAAYERVQFMRYFEGEKDLT
- a CDS encoding ferredoxin, with the translated sequence MSKKVFIETEECIGCETCIELCPDVFGFDEETEKAFVIQAEGGPEDCIDEAIDTCPVECIHWKE
- the narI gene encoding respiratory nitrate reductase subunit gamma → MTLWHTLIFTVFPYICLTTFVVGHAYRYVTDRFGWNVRSSEFLEKKYLFYGSILFHFGIIATFMGHAGGLLIPQRVLDIFGITARIHMTIAHWNGLAVGIAAFAGILVLGWRRLKQPRLKIVTTRNDMVTLAALAVVIATGMYNVLFSHFNMLYSVAPWIRGIVTFTPDSTLMLDVPLSFRVHVTAAWALLAISPFTRLVHIWSVPLFYLTRPFIVFRRQARQA